One genomic segment of Sminthopsis crassicaudata isolate SCR6 chromosome 4, ASM4859323v1, whole genome shotgun sequence includes these proteins:
- the TMEM53 gene encoding transmembrane protein 53 isoform X1 yields MGSDDLDVTIQIPEPVSRSQGGSLILDYISETGIDPERRERGNQQPVVILLGWGGCTDKNLSKYSAIYFNRGCIVIRYTAPWQMAFFAEPFGIPSLRGPAKKLLELLFDYEIEKKPLLFHVFSNAGVMLYRYVVDLIHTHRQFSHLRVVGTIFDSAPGNSNVVGALRALSTILENKRPALRIFLLLAFALAAILVKLLLAPITAIFHINYYDALMKQSSRWPELYLYSKADRIIRASDIEHMVVARLEQQVLVRAVDFSASAHVSHLRDYPTYYTSLCLSFLYNCVHM; encoded by the exons GAGGAAGCTTGATCCTGGATTATATTTCAGAAACAGGCATAGAcccagagagaagggagagagggaatcaGCAGCCGGTGGTGATTCTGCTGGGCTGGGGAGGCTGCACAGACAAAAACCTGTCCAAGTACAGTGCCATCTACTTCAACAGG GGATGCATCGTGATCCGCTACACGGCCCCCTGGCAGATGGCCTTCTTCGCGGAGCCCTTTGGCATCCCCTCCCTGCGTGGCCCCGCTAAGAAGCTGCTGGAGCTGCTCTTCGACTACGAGATCGAGAAGAAGCCCCTGCTCTTCCACGTGTTCAGCAACGCGGGGGTCATGCTGTACCGCTACGTGGTGGACCTGATCCACACGCACCGCCAGTTCAGCCACCTGCGCGTGGTGGGCACCATCTTCGACAGTGCCCCCGGCAACAGCAACGTGGTGGGCGCCCTGCGCGCGCTCTCCACCATCCTGGAGAACAAGCGGCCGGCGCTGCGCATCTTCCTGCTGCTGGCCTTTGCGCTGGCGGCCATCCTGGTGAAGCTGCTGCTGGCCCCCATCACCGCCATCTTCCACATCAACTACTACGACGCGCTCATGAAGCAGTCGTCGCGCTGGCCCGAGCTCTACCTCTACTCCAAGGCCGACCGCATCATCCGGGCCAGCGACATCGAGCACATGGTGGTGGCGCGGCTGGAGCAGCAGGTGCTGGTGCGGGCCGTGGACTTCTCAGCCTCGGCCCACGTCAGCCACCTGCGGGACTACCCCACCTACTACACCAGCCTCTGCCTCTCCTTCCTCTACAACTGTGTGCACATGTAG
- the TMEM53 gene encoding transmembrane protein 53 isoform X3 produces MAFFAEPFGIPSLRGPAKKLLELLFDYEIEKKPLLFHVFSNAGVMLYRYVVDLIHTHRQFSHLRVVGTIFDSAPGNSNVVGALRALSTILENKRPALRIFLLLAFALAAILVKLLLAPITAIFHINYYDALMKQSSRWPELYLYSKADRIIRASDIEHMVVARLEQQVLVRAVDFSASAHVSHLRDYPTYYTSLCLSFLYNCVHM; encoded by the coding sequence ATGGCCTTCTTCGCGGAGCCCTTTGGCATCCCCTCCCTGCGTGGCCCCGCTAAGAAGCTGCTGGAGCTGCTCTTCGACTACGAGATCGAGAAGAAGCCCCTGCTCTTCCACGTGTTCAGCAACGCGGGGGTCATGCTGTACCGCTACGTGGTGGACCTGATCCACACGCACCGCCAGTTCAGCCACCTGCGCGTGGTGGGCACCATCTTCGACAGTGCCCCCGGCAACAGCAACGTGGTGGGCGCCCTGCGCGCGCTCTCCACCATCCTGGAGAACAAGCGGCCGGCGCTGCGCATCTTCCTGCTGCTGGCCTTTGCGCTGGCGGCCATCCTGGTGAAGCTGCTGCTGGCCCCCATCACCGCCATCTTCCACATCAACTACTACGACGCGCTCATGAAGCAGTCGTCGCGCTGGCCCGAGCTCTACCTCTACTCCAAGGCCGACCGCATCATCCGGGCCAGCGACATCGAGCACATGGTGGTGGCGCGGCTGGAGCAGCAGGTGCTGGTGCGGGCCGTGGACTTCTCAGCCTCGGCCCACGTCAGCCACCTGCGGGACTACCCCACCTACTACACCAGCCTCTGCCTCTCCTTCCTCTACAACTGTGTGCACATGTAG
- the LOC141541742 gene encoding E3 ubiquitin-protein ligase RNF220-like isoform X1, producing MPRVRNRGRNGAAGVGGGRREETFLRVRANRQTRLNARIGKMKRRKQDEGQVCPLCSRPLAGSEPEMSRHVEQCLSQREGSCVTEDDSVDIETENSTRFEEYEWCGQKRIRATTLLEGGFRGSGFIMCSGKENPDSDADLDVDGDDTLEYGKPQYTEADIIPCTGEEPGEAKEREALRGAVLNGGTPSTRITPEFSKWASDAEMPSTSNGESSKQEVAMQKTCKNSDIEKITEDSAVTTFEALKARVRELERQLSRGDRYKCLICMDSYTMPLTSIQCWHVHCEECWLRTLGAKKLCPQCNTITAPGDLRRIYL from the exons ATGCCGAGGGTCCGGAACCGCGGGCGCAACGGGGCGGCCGGCGTGGGCGGTGGCAGGAGGGAGGAA ACCTTCCTGAGAGTGAGAGCCAACCGGCAGACCCGGCTGAATG CTCGAATTGGGAAGATGAAGCGTCGGAAGCAGGATGAAGGCCAGGTATGTCCCCTGTGCAGCCGCCCCCTGGCAGGATCGGAGCCCGAGATGAGTAGGCATGTGGAGCAATGCCTTTCCCAG AGGGAAGGCTCCTGTGTGACTGAGGATGACTCCGTGGACATCGAGACCGAGAACAGCACCCGCTTTGAAGAGTATGAGTGGTGCGGGCAGAAGAGGATACGCGCCACTACCCTGTTGGAGGGCGGCTTCCGAG GCTCTGGCTTCATCATGTGCAGCGGCAAAGAGAATCCCGACAGTGATGCTGACCTGGATGTGGATGGTGATGATACCCTGGAATATGGGAAGCCCCA GTACACTGAGGCTGACATCATTCCGTGTACTGGTGAGGAGCCAGGGGAAGCCAAAGAGAGAGAGGCCCTCCGAGGAGCTGTGCTAAA TGGCGGCACACCCAGTACTCGGATAACACCAGAGTTCTCCAAGTGGGCCAGCGATG cAGAGATGCCCTCCACGAGCAATGGCGAGAGCAGCAAGCAGGAGGTTGCCATGCAGAAGACGTGCAAGAACAGCGACATTGAAAA GATCACCGAGGACTCAGCTGTGACCACGTTTGAGGCCCTGAAGGCCCGTGTGCGGGAGCTGGAGCGGCAGCTGTCCCGTGGGGATCGATACAAATGTCTCATCTGCATG GACTCCTACACGATGCCTCTGACATCGATCCAGTGTTGGCACGTGCATTGTGAGGAGTGCTGGCTCCGGACCCTG gGAGCCAAGAAGCTGTGCCCCCAGTGTAACACCATCACAGCCCCAGGGGACCTACGGCGCATCTACTTGTGA
- the LOC141541742 gene encoding E3 ubiquitin-protein ligase RNF220-like isoform X2 translates to MPRVRNRGRNGAAGVGGGRREETFLRVRANRQTRLNARIGKMKRRKQDEGQVCPLCSRPLAGSEPEMSRHVEQCLSQREGSCVTEDDSVDIETENSTRFEEYEWCGQKRIRATTLLEGGFRGSGFIMCSGKENPDSDADLDVDGDDTLEYGKPQYTEADIIPCTGEEPGEAKEREALRGAVLNGGTPSTRITPEFSKWASDEMPSTSNGESSKQEVAMQKTCKNSDIEKITEDSAVTTFEALKARVRELERQLSRGDRYKCLICMDSYTMPLTSIQCWHVHCEECWLRTLGAKKLCPQCNTITAPGDLRRIYL, encoded by the exons ATGCCGAGGGTCCGGAACCGCGGGCGCAACGGGGCGGCCGGCGTGGGCGGTGGCAGGAGGGAGGAA ACCTTCCTGAGAGTGAGAGCCAACCGGCAGACCCGGCTGAATG CTCGAATTGGGAAGATGAAGCGTCGGAAGCAGGATGAAGGCCAGGTATGTCCCCTGTGCAGCCGCCCCCTGGCAGGATCGGAGCCCGAGATGAGTAGGCATGTGGAGCAATGCCTTTCCCAG AGGGAAGGCTCCTGTGTGACTGAGGATGACTCCGTGGACATCGAGACCGAGAACAGCACCCGCTTTGAAGAGTATGAGTGGTGCGGGCAGAAGAGGATACGCGCCACTACCCTGTTGGAGGGCGGCTTCCGAG GCTCTGGCTTCATCATGTGCAGCGGCAAAGAGAATCCCGACAGTGATGCTGACCTGGATGTGGATGGTGATGATACCCTGGAATATGGGAAGCCCCA GTACACTGAGGCTGACATCATTCCGTGTACTGGTGAGGAGCCAGGGGAAGCCAAAGAGAGAGAGGCCCTCCGAGGAGCTGTGCTAAA TGGCGGCACACCCAGTACTCGGATAACACCAGAGTTCTCCAAGTGGGCCAGCGATG AGATGCCCTCCACGAGCAATGGCGAGAGCAGCAAGCAGGAGGTTGCCATGCAGAAGACGTGCAAGAACAGCGACATTGAAAA GATCACCGAGGACTCAGCTGTGACCACGTTTGAGGCCCTGAAGGCCCGTGTGCGGGAGCTGGAGCGGCAGCTGTCCCGTGGGGATCGATACAAATGTCTCATCTGCATG GACTCCTACACGATGCCTCTGACATCGATCCAGTGTTGGCACGTGCATTGTGAGGAGTGCTGGCTCCGGACCCTG gGAGCCAAGAAGCTGTGCCCCCAGTGTAACACCATCACAGCCCCAGGGGACCTACGGCGCATCTACTTGTGA
- the TMEM53 gene encoding transmembrane protein 53 isoform X2, translating into MGSDDLDVTIQIPEPVSRSQETGIDPERRERGNQQPVVILLGWGGCTDKNLSKYSAIYFNRGCIVIRYTAPWQMAFFAEPFGIPSLRGPAKKLLELLFDYEIEKKPLLFHVFSNAGVMLYRYVVDLIHTHRQFSHLRVVGTIFDSAPGNSNVVGALRALSTILENKRPALRIFLLLAFALAAILVKLLLAPITAIFHINYYDALMKQSSRWPELYLYSKADRIIRASDIEHMVVARLEQQVLVRAVDFSASAHVSHLRDYPTYYTSLCLSFLYNCVHM; encoded by the exons AAACAGGCATAGAcccagagagaagggagagagggaatcaGCAGCCGGTGGTGATTCTGCTGGGCTGGGGAGGCTGCACAGACAAAAACCTGTCCAAGTACAGTGCCATCTACTTCAACAGG GGATGCATCGTGATCCGCTACACGGCCCCCTGGCAGATGGCCTTCTTCGCGGAGCCCTTTGGCATCCCCTCCCTGCGTGGCCCCGCTAAGAAGCTGCTGGAGCTGCTCTTCGACTACGAGATCGAGAAGAAGCCCCTGCTCTTCCACGTGTTCAGCAACGCGGGGGTCATGCTGTACCGCTACGTGGTGGACCTGATCCACACGCACCGCCAGTTCAGCCACCTGCGCGTGGTGGGCACCATCTTCGACAGTGCCCCCGGCAACAGCAACGTGGTGGGCGCCCTGCGCGCGCTCTCCACCATCCTGGAGAACAAGCGGCCGGCGCTGCGCATCTTCCTGCTGCTGGCCTTTGCGCTGGCGGCCATCCTGGTGAAGCTGCTGCTGGCCCCCATCACCGCCATCTTCCACATCAACTACTACGACGCGCTCATGAAGCAGTCGTCGCGCTGGCCCGAGCTCTACCTCTACTCCAAGGCCGACCGCATCATCCGGGCCAGCGACATCGAGCACATGGTGGTGGCGCGGCTGGAGCAGCAGGTGCTGGTGCGGGCCGTGGACTTCTCAGCCTCGGCCCACGTCAGCCACCTGCGGGACTACCCCACCTACTACACCAGCCTCTGCCTCTCCTTCCTCTACAACTGTGTGCACATGTAG
- the LOC141541742 gene encoding E3 ubiquitin-protein ligase RNF220-like isoform X5, whose translation MKRRKQDEGQVCPLCSRPLAGSEPEMSRHVEQCLSQREGSCVTEDDSVDIETENSTRFEEYEWCGQKRIRATTLLEGGFRGSGFIMCSGKENPDSDADLDVDGDDTLEYGKPQYTEADIIPCTGEEPGEAKEREALRGAVLNGGTPSTRITPEFSKWASDAEMPSTSNGESSKQEVAMQKTCKNSDIEKITEDSAVTTFEALKARVRELERQLSRGDRYKCLICMDSYTMPLTSIQCWHVHCEECWLRTLGAKKLCPQCNTITAPGDLRRIYL comes from the exons ATGAAGCGTCGGAAGCAGGATGAAGGCCAGGTATGTCCCCTGTGCAGCCGCCCCCTGGCAGGATCGGAGCCCGAGATGAGTAGGCATGTGGAGCAATGCCTTTCCCAG AGGGAAGGCTCCTGTGTGACTGAGGATGACTCCGTGGACATCGAGACCGAGAACAGCACCCGCTTTGAAGAGTATGAGTGGTGCGGGCAGAAGAGGATACGCGCCACTACCCTGTTGGAGGGCGGCTTCCGAG GCTCTGGCTTCATCATGTGCAGCGGCAAAGAGAATCCCGACAGTGATGCTGACCTGGATGTGGATGGTGATGATACCCTGGAATATGGGAAGCCCCA GTACACTGAGGCTGACATCATTCCGTGTACTGGTGAGGAGCCAGGGGAAGCCAAAGAGAGAGAGGCCCTCCGAGGAGCTGTGCTAAA TGGCGGCACACCCAGTACTCGGATAACACCAGAGTTCTCCAAGTGGGCCAGCGATG cAGAGATGCCCTCCACGAGCAATGGCGAGAGCAGCAAGCAGGAGGTTGCCATGCAGAAGACGTGCAAGAACAGCGACATTGAAAA GATCACCGAGGACTCAGCTGTGACCACGTTTGAGGCCCTGAAGGCCCGTGTGCGGGAGCTGGAGCGGCAGCTGTCCCGTGGGGATCGATACAAATGTCTCATCTGCATG GACTCCTACACGATGCCTCTGACATCGATCCAGTGTTGGCACGTGCATTGTGAGGAGTGCTGGCTCCGGACCCTG gGAGCCAAGAAGCTGTGCCCCCAGTGTAACACCATCACAGCCCCAGGGGACCTACGGCGCATCTACTTGTGA
- the LOC141541742 gene encoding E3 ubiquitin-protein ligase RNF220-like isoform X3 translates to MPRVRNRGRNGAAGVGGGRREETFLRVRANRQTRLNARIGKMKRRKQDEGQREGSCVTEDDSVDIETENSTRFEEYEWCGQKRIRATTLLEGGFRGSGFIMCSGKENPDSDADLDVDGDDTLEYGKPQYTEADIIPCTGEEPGEAKEREALRGAVLNGGTPSTRITPEFSKWASDAEMPSTSNGESSKQEVAMQKTCKNSDIEKITEDSAVTTFEALKARVRELERQLSRGDRYKCLICMDSYTMPLTSIQCWHVHCEECWLRTLGAKKLCPQCNTITAPGDLRRIYL, encoded by the exons ATGCCGAGGGTCCGGAACCGCGGGCGCAACGGGGCGGCCGGCGTGGGCGGTGGCAGGAGGGAGGAA ACCTTCCTGAGAGTGAGAGCCAACCGGCAGACCCGGCTGAATG CTCGAATTGGGAAGATGAAGCGTCGGAAGCAGGATGAAGGCCAG AGGGAAGGCTCCTGTGTGACTGAGGATGACTCCGTGGACATCGAGACCGAGAACAGCACCCGCTTTGAAGAGTATGAGTGGTGCGGGCAGAAGAGGATACGCGCCACTACCCTGTTGGAGGGCGGCTTCCGAG GCTCTGGCTTCATCATGTGCAGCGGCAAAGAGAATCCCGACAGTGATGCTGACCTGGATGTGGATGGTGATGATACCCTGGAATATGGGAAGCCCCA GTACACTGAGGCTGACATCATTCCGTGTACTGGTGAGGAGCCAGGGGAAGCCAAAGAGAGAGAGGCCCTCCGAGGAGCTGTGCTAAA TGGCGGCACACCCAGTACTCGGATAACACCAGAGTTCTCCAAGTGGGCCAGCGATG cAGAGATGCCCTCCACGAGCAATGGCGAGAGCAGCAAGCAGGAGGTTGCCATGCAGAAGACGTGCAAGAACAGCGACATTGAAAA GATCACCGAGGACTCAGCTGTGACCACGTTTGAGGCCCTGAAGGCCCGTGTGCGGGAGCTGGAGCGGCAGCTGTCCCGTGGGGATCGATACAAATGTCTCATCTGCATG GACTCCTACACGATGCCTCTGACATCGATCCAGTGTTGGCACGTGCATTGTGAGGAGTGCTGGCTCCGGACCCTG gGAGCCAAGAAGCTGTGCCCCCAGTGTAACACCATCACAGCCCCAGGGGACCTACGGCGCATCTACTTGTGA
- the LOC141541742 gene encoding E3 ubiquitin-protein ligase RNF220-like isoform X4: MPRVRNRGRNGAAGVGGGRREETFLRVRANRQTRLNARIGKMKRRKQDEGQREGSCVTEDDSVDIETENSTRFEEYEWCGQKRIRATTLLEGGFRGSGFIMCSGKENPDSDADLDVDGDDTLEYGKPQYTEADIIPCTGEEPGEAKEREALRGAVLNGGTPSTRITPEFSKWASDEMPSTSNGESSKQEVAMQKTCKNSDIEKITEDSAVTTFEALKARVRELERQLSRGDRYKCLICMDSYTMPLTSIQCWHVHCEECWLRTLGAKKLCPQCNTITAPGDLRRIYL, encoded by the exons ATGCCGAGGGTCCGGAACCGCGGGCGCAACGGGGCGGCCGGCGTGGGCGGTGGCAGGAGGGAGGAA ACCTTCCTGAGAGTGAGAGCCAACCGGCAGACCCGGCTGAATG CTCGAATTGGGAAGATGAAGCGTCGGAAGCAGGATGAAGGCCAG AGGGAAGGCTCCTGTGTGACTGAGGATGACTCCGTGGACATCGAGACCGAGAACAGCACCCGCTTTGAAGAGTATGAGTGGTGCGGGCAGAAGAGGATACGCGCCACTACCCTGTTGGAGGGCGGCTTCCGAG GCTCTGGCTTCATCATGTGCAGCGGCAAAGAGAATCCCGACAGTGATGCTGACCTGGATGTGGATGGTGATGATACCCTGGAATATGGGAAGCCCCA GTACACTGAGGCTGACATCATTCCGTGTACTGGTGAGGAGCCAGGGGAAGCCAAAGAGAGAGAGGCCCTCCGAGGAGCTGTGCTAAA TGGCGGCACACCCAGTACTCGGATAACACCAGAGTTCTCCAAGTGGGCCAGCGATG AGATGCCCTCCACGAGCAATGGCGAGAGCAGCAAGCAGGAGGTTGCCATGCAGAAGACGTGCAAGAACAGCGACATTGAAAA GATCACCGAGGACTCAGCTGTGACCACGTTTGAGGCCCTGAAGGCCCGTGTGCGGGAGCTGGAGCGGCAGCTGTCCCGTGGGGATCGATACAAATGTCTCATCTGCATG GACTCCTACACGATGCCTCTGACATCGATCCAGTGTTGGCACGTGCATTGTGAGGAGTGCTGGCTCCGGACCCTG gGAGCCAAGAAGCTGTGCCCCCAGTGTAACACCATCACAGCCCCAGGGGACCTACGGCGCATCTACTTGTGA